The Thermoanaerobaculia bacterium sequence GGTCCACCCGACCGTCTTCGACACTCTCTCGAAGTGCGCCTGGGCGAAGGCGAATCCCTTCTCGAGTTGGTCGTCGTGCAGGCGGTATCCCGAATACAGGTGGCGCAGTCCGTCGATCTGGGCGAGCAGCGGAAGGCTGACGTGGGTTTCGTCAGGGAAGGCCTGACTCTTGAAACGAAATCCCCGCGGAGCTCTCTTCTCGAGCGTCTCGACCAGCCGTTCATAGTCCGCCAGGGCCTGACCGAGATCGTCCGACCGGGCGACATAGAGGAAGGCCCTGAGCTCGCCGACCCCGCTGGCCACCGCGAAGGATGCCTCCAGCGAGCGTTGCGGAAGTCGGTCGTCCCAGTCGAGACTGGGACTGAGCGCGATGTACCCCTGAAACAGCGCGGGCTCGGCGGTAAGGCAGTACAGGGCGAACTGCGCACTGGCGGAATGGCCGGAGAGCACGCGGAAGCCGTCGGTGCGATACGCCCGGTCGACCGCCGGCATGAGCTCGGTCGAGAGGAAGCGTTTGAAGTTCGCCGCACCGCCACCGCCGATCCAGCCCGCGGGCCAGTCCGACTGCGTGAAATCCCGGACACGCTTCGTGCTGT is a genomic window containing:
- a CDS encoding alpha/beta hydrolase; this translates as MPWLPRIVASLLLTFGGSILQAGEPVVIGQTEHLHSAVLDEARTYHVALPASYKWAKDRRYPVLYVLDGAWHFQHAAASVGYLAAHGEIPEMIVVAIDSTKRVRDFTQSDWPAGWIGGGGAANFKRFLSTELMPAVDRAYRTDGFRVLSGHSASAQFALYCLTAEPALFQGYIALSPSLDWDDRLPQRSLEASFAVASGVGELRAFLYVARSDDLGQALADYERLVETLEKRAPRGFRFKSQAFPDETHVSLPLLAQIDGLRHLYSGYRLHDDQLEKGFAFAQAHFERVSKTVGWT